One genomic segment of Actinoplanes ianthinogenes includes these proteins:
- a CDS encoding SMI1/KNR4 family protein encodes MSERIAGARYAFRAAHPASPMLRVRYRHGVPVDPWGFPDWTPYARTLVALPPAIADLTVEESRVVDVRTADLVARAGGDPLWAGTVGTPVGWTWAHTAQTRHLALVPAELHASFRHLGGVSVGARTLTGHGLTAPGAAPPGILVTERLTDAALDVADERFGVRLPPHYRDFLGRTNGGAPAVPAVHPGYGFVLDQPLFGFREDRTHDLGYLNAFFGDRLTEDWLAIGLVQGGLLALRLRGEDAGAVGYLDDDDPRDRDHFTAADVCERLMHRLAGDFASFWLALRGVPSDLSDLAAGAAATAAIVAPEGAGSLLPATHRRPA; translated from the coding sequence GTGAGTGAGCGGATAGCCGGTGCCCGGTACGCGTTCCGCGCCGCACATCCGGCGAGCCCCATGCTCCGGGTGCGCTATCGGCACGGCGTGCCCGTCGACCCCTGGGGCTTCCCGGACTGGACGCCGTACGCCCGCACCCTGGTGGCCCTGCCCCCGGCGATCGCCGACCTCACCGTGGAGGAGTCGCGCGTCGTCGACGTGCGGACCGCCGACCTGGTGGCCCGGGCCGGCGGCGACCCGCTCTGGGCCGGCACGGTCGGCACCCCGGTCGGCTGGACCTGGGCGCACACCGCGCAGACCCGGCACCTCGCGCTGGTCCCGGCCGAGCTGCACGCGAGCTTCCGGCACCTCGGCGGGGTCAGCGTCGGCGCCCGCACGCTGACCGGGCACGGTCTCACCGCGCCCGGCGCGGCGCCGCCCGGCATCCTGGTCACCGAGCGGCTCACGGACGCCGCGCTGGACGTGGCCGACGAGCGGTTCGGCGTACGCCTCCCGCCGCACTACCGTGACTTCCTCGGCCGGACGAACGGCGGCGCCCCGGCAGTCCCCGCGGTCCACCCGGGGTACGGGTTCGTTCTCGACCAGCCGCTGTTCGGGTTCCGCGAGGACCGCACCCACGACCTCGGCTATCTGAACGCGTTCTTCGGTGACCGGCTGACCGAGGACTGGCTCGCCATCGGCCTGGTGCAGGGCGGCCTGCTCGCGCTGCGGTTGCGGGGCGAGGACGCCGGCGCGGTCGGTTACCTGGACGACGACGATCCGCGCGACCGGGACCACTTCACCGCCGCCGACGTGTGTGAGCGGCTGATGCACCGGCTGGCCGGGGATTTCGCCTCGTTCTGGCTGGCGCTGCGTGGCGTACCGTCAGATTTGTCGGACCTCGCGGCCGGCGCTGCCGCGACCGCCGCGATCGTCGCTCCCGAGGGAGCCGGCAGCCTGCTGCCGGCGACCCACCGGCGGCCGGCATGA
- a CDS encoding SseB family protein yields the protein MSEDWAPANDVENALLTAVLADDRQSFFQLVSVADLFLPQLTGDPAAGQRFLTVHAFEHVLLPVFTSVQALAAQFGHAVDGYTVTNYAELRRKWPHPEWRLAIDPGTPLAAFLPVEDLAEAAVGDLRVPTLAEVAAEAAEDLGAEDDMWARHQAAGAYPEDDATAMRLAAEAGDVYGYVDRLLDSTVLIPTTRPAEPEEIAEPDFPWSPGPDRMIEVFTSAESLAASHPEPIVVTEVPFALALAVWPEDHGVSVDPDGASGFEVSADQVPVLLTFEPEPPSRD from the coding sequence ATGAGCGAGGATTGGGCGCCTGCCAACGATGTGGAGAACGCGTTGCTGACGGCGGTCCTGGCCGACGATCGGCAGTCGTTCTTCCAGCTGGTCTCGGTGGCGGACCTGTTCCTGCCGCAGCTGACCGGGGATCCCGCGGCCGGGCAGCGGTTCCTGACCGTGCACGCCTTCGAGCACGTCCTGCTGCCGGTCTTCACCTCGGTGCAGGCGCTGGCCGCGCAGTTCGGGCACGCGGTCGACGGGTACACCGTCACCAACTACGCCGAGCTGCGGCGCAAGTGGCCGCACCCGGAGTGGCGGCTGGCGATCGACCCGGGCACCCCGCTGGCGGCGTTCCTGCCGGTGGAGGACCTGGCCGAGGCGGCGGTGGGCGATCTGCGCGTGCCGACCCTCGCCGAGGTGGCCGCGGAGGCCGCCGAGGATCTCGGCGCCGAGGACGACATGTGGGCCCGGCATCAGGCGGCGGGCGCCTATCCGGAGGACGACGCCACCGCGATGCGGCTCGCCGCCGAGGCCGGGGACGTGTACGGCTACGTGGACCGGCTGCTGGACAGCACGGTGCTGATCCCGACGACCCGCCCGGCCGAGCCGGAGGAGATCGCCGAGCCGGACTTCCCCTGGTCACCCGGCCCGGATCGGATGATCGAGGTGTTCACCAGCGCGGAGTCGCTCGCGGCGAGCCACCCGGAGCCGATCGTGGTGACCGAGGTGCCGTTCGCGCTGGCGCTCGCGGTCTGGCCGGAGGACCACGGGGTCTCGGTCGACCCGGACGGCGCCTCCGGCTTCGAGGTCTCCGCCGACCAGGTGCCCGTGCTGCTGACCTTCGAGCCGGAGCCGCCGAGCCGCGACTGA
- a CDS encoding S8 family serine peptidase, with protein MTRSVARAAAVALLAVMAPGGFGPAPAHAAECAQAGQVSGDTAWPRQMLAMDAIGRFSRGGGVEVAVLSTGVQASNPQLDGRVFSGVDAVAQRGTANTDCTGTGTQVAGVIAAEPADGSPVVGLAYRATVLPIRVVPDNSSAQAAATPGSIGRGIELALQNGAQVIVVACAVYQDGQRMRSAVASAIAQDVPVIAAVGDLGSAEDKNPTPYPAAYDGVIGVGAIDRSGQIYTKSQHGDYVDLVAPGVAVPTLQGGGAAEADGTALAAGYVGAAAALIRNRSGKMPVADLTRLLTASASPAVAGDAFGAGVVNPYAAITGQISTKRERALPAMSAPAAERTGAEQRRRVAAYTGAIIAAVAVVAVLMVTAAIRRSRRQHWRPATAPPLPEYDEPVEPGPPVMLLEQPGPN; from the coding sequence ATGACGCGCTCAGTCGCGCGCGCTGCGGCCGTCGCCCTGCTCGCGGTCATGGCGCCGGGTGGGTTCGGGCCCGCCCCCGCGCACGCCGCCGAGTGCGCGCAGGCCGGCCAGGTCAGCGGGGACACCGCTTGGCCCCGCCAGATGCTCGCGATGGACGCGATCGGCCGGTTCAGCCGGGGTGGCGGCGTCGAGGTCGCGGTTCTCTCCACCGGCGTCCAGGCCAGCAACCCGCAGCTCGACGGCCGGGTGTTCTCCGGCGTCGACGCGGTCGCCCAGCGCGGCACGGCGAACACCGACTGCACCGGCACCGGGACCCAGGTGGCCGGGGTGATCGCCGCCGAGCCGGCCGACGGCAGCCCGGTCGTCGGTCTGGCGTACCGGGCGACCGTGCTGCCGATCCGGGTGGTTCCGGACAACTCGTCGGCGCAGGCCGCGGCCACGCCCGGGTCGATCGGCCGGGGCATCGAGCTGGCCTTGCAGAACGGCGCCCAGGTGATCGTGGTGGCCTGCGCGGTCTACCAGGACGGGCAGCGGATGCGCTCGGCGGTCGCGTCGGCGATCGCCCAGGACGTGCCGGTGATCGCGGCGGTGGGGGATCTCGGCTCGGCGGAGGACAAGAACCCGACGCCGTACCCGGCCGCCTACGACGGGGTGATCGGGGTCGGCGCGATCGACCGGAGCGGTCAGATCTACACCAAGTCCCAGCACGGGGACTACGTCGACCTGGTCGCTCCCGGGGTGGCCGTGCCCACCCTCCAGGGCGGCGGTGCCGCCGAGGCGGACGGCACCGCGCTGGCCGCCGGCTACGTCGGCGCGGCCGCCGCGCTGATCCGCAACCGGTCCGGGAAGATGCCGGTCGCCGACCTGACCCGGCTGCTCACCGCGTCGGCCAGCCCGGCCGTCGCCGGGGACGCGTTCGGCGCCGGCGTGGTCAACCCGTACGCCGCGATCACCGGGCAGATCAGCACGAAGCGGGAGCGGGCCCTGCCGGCGATGTCCGCGCCGGCCGCCGAGCGCACCGGCGCCGAGCAGCGGCGCCGGGTGGCCGCCTACACCGGCGCGATCATCGCGGCCGTCGCGGTGGTGGCGGTGCTGATGGTGACCGCGGCGATCCGGCGCAGCCGGCGGCAGCACTGGCGGCCCGCGACGGCGCCGCCGCTGCCCGAGTACGACGAGCCGGTCGAGCCCGGCCCGCCGGTCATGCTGCTGGAGCAGCCCGGCCCTAATTGA
- the eccB gene encoding type VII secretion protein EccB: MASRRDQLQSYQFLNQRVISAFVMRETDPAQSPLRRGIGALFGGLMVAVLIAAGFGIYGILTNVGTDAWKADGTVVVEKETGASFVYVQGRLNPALNFTSAKLAAGRPNPQVYRVAAKALADTPRGVTIGIPNAPASLPAGDQQVGLPWTMCAVPGDDPAAALLIAQTGPAGTLLGDNGLLVTDGTDRDAQLVWHGFKHRIDDAQTTVPALFGAVDVTEVSTAWLNALPAGADIEPLQVENRGARSDRVTGFVNGQVLTVETGTGDKQYYLILDEGLLPITALQQAVLKAKFPAEPRIVDNSVIAPFFPLLKQNNGPADAQPPKDPPQLVTIAAGTTACAITRAAAKAPTITYGGQAAGLASAVPTAGSTPGGKALADAVLVPAGRFALVKVPGSGGYQVVTDLGVRHPVPSADALSRLGYAPTAATEVPTALVDSIPQGVTLDPAAAVKPVSPVN, encoded by the coding sequence GTGGCTTCCCGGCGTGACCAGCTCCAGTCGTACCAATTCTTGAACCAGCGGGTGATCTCCGCCTTCGTGATGCGGGAGACCGACCCGGCGCAGTCCCCGCTGCGGCGCGGCATCGGCGCGCTGTTCGGCGGCCTGATGGTGGCGGTGCTGATCGCCGCCGGATTCGGCATCTACGGCATTCTCACGAACGTCGGCACCGACGCGTGGAAAGCCGACGGCACGGTCGTGGTCGAGAAGGAGACCGGCGCCAGCTTCGTCTACGTGCAGGGCCGGCTCAACCCGGCACTCAACTTCACCTCGGCCAAGCTGGCCGCCGGCCGGCCGAACCCGCAGGTCTACCGGGTCGCGGCCAAGGCACTGGCCGACACCCCGCGCGGCGTCACCATCGGCATCCCGAACGCGCCCGCCTCGCTGCCCGCGGGCGACCAGCAGGTCGGCCTGCCCTGGACGATGTGCGCGGTGCCGGGCGACGACCCGGCCGCCGCGCTGCTGATCGCCCAGACCGGCCCGGCCGGCACCCTGCTCGGCGACAACGGCCTGCTGGTGACCGACGGCACCGACCGGGACGCGCAGCTGGTCTGGCACGGCTTCAAGCACCGGATCGACGACGCGCAGACCACGGTGCCGGCGCTGTTCGGCGCGGTGGACGTCACCGAGGTGAGCACCGCCTGGCTGAACGCGCTGCCGGCCGGCGCCGACATCGAGCCCCTCCAGGTGGAGAACCGCGGGGCCCGCTCGGACCGGGTGACCGGCTTCGTCAACGGGCAGGTGCTGACCGTCGAGACCGGGACCGGCGACAAGCAGTACTACCTGATCCTGGACGAGGGTCTGCTGCCGATCACCGCGCTCCAGCAGGCGGTGCTGAAGGCCAAGTTCCCGGCCGAGCCGCGGATCGTGGACAACAGCGTGATCGCCCCGTTCTTCCCGCTGCTCAAGCAGAACAACGGGCCGGCCGACGCGCAGCCGCCGAAAGACCCGCCGCAACTGGTGACGATCGCGGCCGGCACCACCGCGTGCGCGATCACCCGCGCGGCGGCCAAGGCGCCGACGATCACCTACGGCGGTCAGGCCGCCGGTCTCGCCTCGGCGGTGCCGACCGCCGGCAGCACCCCGGGCGGCAAGGCGCTGGCCGACGCGGTGCTGGTGCCGGCCGGCCGGTTCGCCCTGGTGAAAGTGCCGGGTTCGGGCGGCTACCAGGTGGTGACCGACCTCGGGGTGCGGCATCCGGTGCCGAGCGCGGACGCGCTCAGCCGGCTCGGTTACGCCCCGACCGCGGCGACCGAGGTGCCGACCGCGCTGGTGGACAGCATCCCGCAGGGAGTCACGCTGGACCCCGCCGCGGCGGTGAAGCCGGTCTCCCCGGTCAATTAG
- the eccD gene encoding type VII secretion integral membrane protein EccD — protein sequence MTAPGGPSLARVTIAAPTRRMDIALPDNMLVGELLPHLLRHAEGALGEPTERHGGWVLRRATGAALEPHRNLAAQGVRDGELLHLKPAREDWPELAYDDVVEVIASGARRAGRSWGAAATRRCGLAIFAVALLVGLYGLAYGGPARQTAAIVALAVALGLAVVGILLSRAFTDAAAGGVVAASGLPYAFFGGAWLLAETGAEVLDIGAPALLLGSAVLLVFSVLGHTGVAGLPRLFVAGVSVALTGLLAALLTLGGVSSDGAAAVALTAAIGLLPGYPVLASWIGRLPFPELPSRAEEILKDKPMPRRADVFAAVVRADEVLTGLLLAAAFSSVVAIVFLGWSHPSTSAMLLIVAAVAALMLRSRLLATPQQRGPLLVAGVAGLAVLGVGAVHNDVIPGLVLLAAAAVAGGLALYTAVVYSQRQPSPYLGRAADLLDVLSIMALIPLACAVMGVFDDIRGLFSSIGG from the coding sequence GTGACCGCACCGGGTGGCCCGAGTCTGGCCCGGGTGACGATCGCCGCGCCGACCCGCCGGATGGACATCGCCCTGCCGGACAACATGCTGGTGGGCGAGCTGTTGCCGCACCTGTTGCGGCACGCCGAGGGCGCGCTGGGCGAGCCGACCGAGCGGCACGGTGGCTGGGTGCTGCGCCGGGCCACCGGCGCCGCCCTGGAGCCGCACCGCAACCTGGCCGCCCAGGGTGTCCGGGACGGGGAGCTGCTGCATCTCAAGCCGGCCCGCGAGGACTGGCCCGAGCTGGCCTATGACGACGTCGTCGAGGTGATCGCCAGCGGCGCCCGGCGCGCCGGGCGGTCCTGGGGCGCCGCCGCCACCCGCCGCTGCGGCTTGGCGATCTTCGCGGTCGCGCTGCTGGTCGGCCTCTACGGTCTGGCCTACGGCGGCCCGGCCCGGCAGACCGCGGCGATCGTCGCGCTGGCCGTGGCCCTCGGGCTGGCCGTGGTCGGCATCCTGCTGTCCCGGGCGTTCACCGACGCGGCCGCCGGCGGCGTGGTCGCCGCCAGCGGCCTGCCCTACGCGTTCTTCGGCGGCGCCTGGCTGCTCGCCGAGACCGGCGCCGAGGTTCTCGACATCGGCGCCCCGGCCCTGCTGCTCGGCTCCGCGGTGCTGCTGGTGTTCAGCGTGCTCGGGCACACCGGGGTGGCCGGCCTGCCGCGGCTCTTCGTGGCCGGCGTCTCGGTCGCCCTGACCGGCCTGCTGGCCGCGCTGCTCACGCTCGGCGGGGTGTCCTCGGACGGCGCCGCCGCGGTGGCGCTGACCGCCGCGATCGGGCTGCTCCCCGGCTATCCGGTGCTGGCCAGCTGGATCGGCCGGCTGCCGTTCCCCGAGCTGCCCAGCCGGGCCGAGGAGATCCTCAAGGACAAGCCGATGCCGCGCCGGGCGGACGTGTTCGCCGCCGTGGTGCGGGCCGACGAGGTGCTCACCGGGCTGCTGCTGGCCGCCGCGTTCAGCAGCGTCGTGGCGATCGTCTTCCTGGGGTGGTCGCACCCGAGCACGTCGGCGATGCTCCTGATCGTCGCCGCGGTCGCCGCCCTGATGCTGCGCTCCCGGCTGCTGGCGACACCGCAGCAGCGCGGCCCGCTGCTGGTGGCCGGGGTGGCCGGCCTGGCCGTGCTGGGCGTCGGCGCGGTGCACAACGACGTGATCCCCGGCCTGGTGCTGCTGGCCGCCGCCGCGGTGGCCGGCGGCCTCGCGCTCTACACCGCGGTGGTCTACAGCCAGCGCCAGCCCTCGCCCTACCTGGGCCGCGCCGCCGACCTGCTGGACGTGCTGTCGATCATGGCGCTGATCCCGCTGGCCTGCGCGGTGATGGGCGTCTTCGACGACATCCGCGGGCTGTTCTCCTCGATCGGCGGGTGA
- the eccCa gene encoding type VII secretion protein EccCa, which yields MTVTIVKRPPRRPAPLMPSGEVLLDPPPEVPSAAAKGWTRMLMVLPMGAGAAAMGLMMSRQGGGPLTYVAGAMYGVSILGMIAMMATNTSGPGKREMIESRRQYLRHLSQLRAQLRNTIRQQREALYYRNPDPATLWTFADSGRLWERRRGDADFTVVRIAVGVQEVATRLIPPQTRPVDELEPLCAMALRKFVNTYSVVPDLPVSVALRDFSHIYLRGADHAVHDFTRALVAQIATFHAPDDLRIGVCVPDHQRPWWEWAKWLPHAQHPDKTDAVGPVRLVAPSVPALEAMLDDVLVNRSRFDPSGPPPGGPHVVVIIDGGSTAGSDHLMTEGGVAGVTILDLSVPPPRLLDDSSVVLQIAPDGTITGVTMDGSTEVGKADGLALADMEVLSRELAPLRLSAATFGDQPAISQDMGLAELLEQDDPYQVDLETLWAGRPNRDRLRVPIGIGVDGRPIELDLKESAQDGMGPHGLLIGATGSGKSELLRTLVVALALTHNPEILNFVLVDYKGGATFASLDRLPHTAAMITNLQDEQPLVDRMLGAIQGELTRRQELLRKAGNYASARDYERARAAGVPLAPLPSLVLIVDEFSELLADRPDFIDMFVQIGRVGRSLGIHLLLASQKLDEGRLRGLESHLSYRIGLRTFSSMESRAVLGVPDAYELPHHPGHGYLRAGTDGLVRLKAAYVSGAVRKEGTVAAGGTRAGSPIREFSTYYSAPLHEERPEAAETGQEVEEKVQGDTLMDVLARQMEGRGTPAHEVWLPPLDKAPTLGQMLPPVISMPDRGLTVDAAERFGTLHALVGIIDKPFDQRRDPMWLDLSGAAGNLLVVGGSQSGKSNLLRTLITSLSLVHTPREVQFYGLDFGGGPLSALTDLPHVGGVATRRDVDRVRRTIAEVHGLMRIREDLFAQQNVEGMTAYRRAKAQGRFAEDPFGDVFLVIDGWSTLRAEFEDLEPTVNELANRGLGFGIHVVAAANRWMDVRPQIRDVFGTRIELRLGEPTDSVINRREAVNVPEQSPGHGLTPEGHHFLAALPRIDREQRADDLAEAVAELVKHATEHWSGPPAPKVRLLPPELPFEMLPAARGPVVPIGIAEADLQPVWLDFDAEPHALLFGDIESGKSSFLRSLAKSIVAGNSPAEARVLCVDLRRSLLGCIPAENTIGYGTSHQVTADLINQVVVVMRERLPGPDVTPEMLANRSWWKGPQLYVLVDDYDLVAAASQNPLLPLLEFLPQARDIGLHLVITRRIGGAARAMFDPVIGRIRELASPGIMMSGPREEGPLFGTVKPQVLPPGRAWMITRRHGARLVQLAWTPPAR from the coding sequence GTGACCGTCACCATCGTCAAGCGCCCCCCGCGCCGCCCGGCGCCGCTGATGCCCTCCGGCGAGGTGCTGCTCGACCCGCCGCCCGAGGTGCCGTCGGCCGCCGCCAAGGGCTGGACCCGGATGCTCATGGTGCTGCCGATGGGCGCCGGCGCGGCGGCGATGGGCCTGATGATGAGCCGGCAGGGCGGCGGCCCGCTGACCTACGTCGCCGGCGCGATGTACGGGGTGTCCATCCTCGGCATGATCGCGATGATGGCGACCAACACCTCGGGCCCCGGCAAGCGCGAGATGATCGAGTCCCGCCGGCAGTATCTGCGGCACCTCTCCCAGCTCCGCGCCCAGCTGCGGAACACGATCCGTCAGCAGCGCGAGGCGCTCTATTACCGCAATCCCGACCCGGCCACCCTCTGGACCTTCGCCGACAGCGGCCGGCTCTGGGAGCGGCGCCGGGGCGACGCCGACTTCACCGTGGTCCGGATCGCGGTCGGCGTGCAGGAGGTGGCGACCCGCCTGATCCCGCCGCAGACCCGCCCGGTCGACGAGCTGGAGCCGCTCTGCGCGATGGCGCTGCGCAAGTTCGTCAACACCTACTCGGTCGTTCCCGACCTGCCGGTCTCGGTCGCGCTGCGCGACTTCTCGCACATCTATCTGCGCGGCGCCGACCACGCGGTGCACGACTTCACCCGTGCCCTGGTCGCCCAGATCGCCACCTTCCACGCCCCCGACGACCTGCGCATCGGCGTCTGCGTGCCGGACCACCAGCGGCCCTGGTGGGAGTGGGCGAAATGGCTGCCGCACGCCCAGCACCCGGACAAGACCGACGCGGTCGGCCCGGTCCGGCTGGTCGCGCCCAGCGTCCCGGCGCTCGAGGCGATGCTCGACGACGTGCTGGTCAACCGGTCCCGGTTCGACCCGTCCGGCCCGCCGCCCGGCGGCCCGCACGTGGTGGTGATCATCGACGGCGGCTCGACGGCCGGCTCCGACCACCTGATGACCGAGGGCGGCGTCGCCGGGGTCACCATCCTCGACCTGTCCGTCCCGCCGCCCCGGCTGCTCGACGACAGCTCGGTGGTCCTTCAGATCGCTCCGGACGGGACCATCACCGGCGTCACCATGGACGGCTCCACCGAGGTGGGCAAGGCGGACGGGCTCGCGCTGGCCGACATGGAGGTGCTCTCCCGCGAGCTGGCGCCGCTGCGGCTGTCCGCCGCGACCTTCGGCGATCAGCCCGCCATCTCGCAGGACATGGGCCTGGCCGAGCTGCTCGAGCAGGACGACCCCTACCAGGTCGACCTGGAGACGCTCTGGGCCGGTCGGCCGAACCGGGACCGGCTGCGGGTGCCGATCGGCATCGGCGTCGACGGCCGCCCGATCGAGCTGGACCTCAAGGAGTCGGCGCAGGACGGCATGGGCCCGCACGGCCTGCTGATCGGCGCCACCGGCTCCGGCAAGTCGGAGCTGCTGCGCACCCTGGTGGTGGCGCTGGCGCTCACCCACAACCCGGAGATCCTCAACTTCGTGCTGGTCGACTACAAGGGCGGCGCGACCTTCGCCTCGCTCGACCGGCTGCCGCACACCGCCGCGATGATCACCAACCTCCAGGACGAGCAGCCCCTGGTCGACCGGATGCTCGGCGCCATCCAGGGTGAGCTCACCCGCCGCCAGGAGCTGCTGCGCAAAGCCGGCAACTACGCCTCGGCCCGGGACTACGAGCGGGCCCGCGCGGCCGGGGTGCCGCTGGCCCCGCTGCCCAGCCTGGTCCTGATCGTCGACGAGTTCTCCGAGCTGCTCGCCGACCGCCCCGACTTCATCGACATGTTCGTCCAGATCGGCCGGGTGGGCCGGTCGCTCGGCATCCACCTGCTGCTCGCCTCGCAGAAACTGGACGAGGGCCGGCTGCGCGGGCTGGAGTCCCATTTGTCGTACCGGATCGGTCTGCGCACCTTCTCCTCGATGGAGAGCCGCGCGGTCCTCGGCGTGCCGGACGCCTACGAGCTGCCGCACCACCCCGGCCACGGCTATCTGCGGGCCGGCACCGACGGCCTGGTCCGGCTCAAGGCGGCTTACGTGTCGGGCGCGGTCCGCAAGGAGGGCACCGTCGCCGCCGGCGGCACCCGGGCGGGCAGCCCGATCCGCGAGTTCAGCACCTACTACTCGGCCCCGCTCCACGAGGAGCGCCCGGAGGCGGCCGAGACCGGCCAGGAGGTCGAGGAGAAGGTTCAGGGCGACACCCTGATGGACGTGCTGGCCCGGCAGATGGAGGGTCGCGGCACCCCGGCGCACGAGGTGTGGCTGCCCCCGCTGGACAAGGCGCCCACCCTCGGCCAGATGCTCCCGCCGGTGATCTCGATGCCGGACCGCGGCCTCACGGTCGACGCGGCGGAGCGGTTCGGCACCCTGCACGCCCTGGTCGGCATCATCGACAAGCCGTTCGACCAGCGCCGCGACCCGATGTGGCTGGACCTCTCCGGCGCGGCCGGCAACCTGCTGGTGGTCGGCGGCTCCCAGTCCGGCAAGTCGAACCTGCTGCGCACGCTGATCACCAGCCTGTCGCTCGTGCACACCCCGCGTGAGGTGCAGTTCTACGGCCTCGACTTCGGTGGTGGCCCGCTCAGCGCGCTCACCGACCTGCCGCACGTCGGCGGCGTCGCCACCCGTCGCGACGTGGACCGGGTGCGCCGGACGATCGCCGAGGTGCACGGGCTGATGCGGATCCGCGAGGACCTGTTCGCCCAGCAGAACGTGGAGGGCATGACGGCGTACCGGCGGGCCAAGGCCCAGGGCCGGTTCGCCGAGGACCCGTTCGGCGACGTGTTCCTGGTCATCGACGGCTGGTCCACCCTGCGCGCCGAGTTCGAGGACCTGGAGCCCACGGTCAACGAGCTGGCCAACCGGGGTCTCGGCTTCGGCATCCACGTGGTCGCCGCGGCGAACCGCTGGATGGACGTGCGCCCGCAGATCCGCGACGTCTTCGGCACCCGGATCGAGCTGCGCCTCGGCGAGCCCACCGACTCGGTGATCAACCGGCGGGAGGCGGTGAACGTGCCCGAGCAGTCGCCGGGCCACGGTCTCACCCCGGAGGGGCACCACTTCCTCGCCGCGCTGCCCCGCATCGACCGGGAGCAGCGCGCCGACGACCTCGCCGAGGCGGTCGCCGAGCTGGTCAAACACGCCACCGAGCACTGGAGCGGCCCGCCCGCGCCCAAGGTCCGGTTGCTGCCGCCGGAGCTGCCGTTCGAGATGCTGCCCGCCGCCCGCGGCCCGGTCGTCCCGATCGGCATCGCCGAAGCCGACCTCCAGCCGGTCTGGCTGGACTTCGATGCCGAGCCGCACGCGCTGCTCTTCGGTGACATCGAGAGCGGCAAGAGCTCGTTCCTGCGCAGCCTGGCCAAATCGATCGTGGCCGGCAACAGCCCGGCCGAGGCCCGGGTGCTCTGCGTCGACTTGCGGCGCAGCCTGCTCGGCTGCATCCCGGCCGAGAACACCATCGGTTACGGCACCTCGCACCAGGTCACCGCCGACCTGATCAACCAGGTCGTGGTGGTGATGCGGGAACGCCTCCCCGGCCCGGACGTGACCCCGGAGATGCTCGCCAACCGCAGCTGGTGGAAAGGCCCGCAGCTCTACGTCCTGGTCGACGACTACGACCTGGTCGCCGCCGCCTCGCAGAACCCGCTGCTGCCCCTGCTGGAGTTCCTCCCGCAGGCCCGCGACATCGGCCTGCACCTGGTGATCACCCGTCGCATCGGCGGTGCCGCCCGCGCGATGTTCGACCCGGTCATCGGCCGCATCCGCGAGCTGGCCTCGCCCGGCATCATGATGTCCGGTCCGCGCGAGGAGGGCCCGCTCTTCGGCACGGTCAAACCCCAGGTCCTGCCTCCGGGCCGCGCCTGGATGATCACCCGCCGGCACGGGGCCCGCCTGGTCCAGCTCGCCTGGACCCCACCGGCCCGCTGA
- a CDS encoding alpha/beta fold hydrolase, which translates to MTKNNTSPTGTPWTGMVAVDDTALAVTDTGGSGVPVIYLNGQFATQGYWRHLIAALGPGWRHITYDERARGKKSKLSADYSFEAAVRDVDAVLAARGVHRALVVGWSYGAFVAAHWASRNPDRTIGAVLVDGAQPSDWLDEAMELRIRKLFRRMRWFMPLLRPTGLAPRLTAEQQAESNIELGRVARERELGPVLDRITVPTRYVVASGTSFGSRGDEQERIRAGLDAVVTRNPNIKISAKVASNHGAILRKDFPAVVAAITEVSTLADQQPTD; encoded by the coding sequence ATGACCAAGAACAACACCTCCCCGACCGGTACGCCGTGGACCGGCATGGTCGCGGTCGACGACACCGCACTGGCCGTGACCGACACGGGCGGGTCCGGTGTTCCGGTGATCTACCTCAACGGGCAGTTCGCCACCCAGGGCTACTGGCGGCACCTGATCGCCGCGCTCGGGCCGGGATGGCGGCACATCACCTACGACGAGCGGGCTCGCGGCAAGAAGTCGAAACTGTCGGCGGACTATTCGTTCGAGGCTGCGGTCCGCGACGTCGACGCCGTGCTCGCTGCCCGGGGCGTGCACCGGGCGCTGGTGGTGGGCTGGTCCTACGGCGCGTTCGTCGCGGCTCACTGGGCCAGCCGGAACCCGGACCGCACCATCGGCGCGGTCCTGGTCGACGGGGCGCAGCCGTCCGACTGGCTGGACGAGGCCATGGAGTTGCGGATCCGGAAACTGTTCCGCCGCATGCGATGGTTCATGCCGCTGCTGCGCCCGACCGGTCTGGCCCCCCGGCTGACGGCCGAGCAGCAGGCCGAGTCGAACATCGAGCTCGGCCGGGTCGCCCGGGAGCGCGAGCTGGGTCCGGTGCTGGACCGGATCACCGTACCCACCCGGTACGTGGTCGCGTCGGGCACCTCTTTCGGGAGTCGTGGCGACGAGCAGGAACGGATCCGGGCCGGCCTCGACGCGGTGGTCACCCGCAACCCGAACATCAAGATCAGCGCCAAGGTGGCCAGCAACCACGGCGCGATCCTGCGCAAGGACTTCCCGGCCGTCGTGGCGGCGATCACCGAGGTGTCCACCCTCGCCGACCAGCAGCCCACCGACTGA